One window of the Burkholderia sp. FERM BP-3421 genome contains the following:
- a CDS encoding type 4 pilus major pilin codes for MKELAAPAAFRHEPAFCRRHHKQRGASLLESIAYLGVAAIVIVGAIALLGSAFSSANTNKLTQELNAIQTGTRKLYMGQMNDYGKVPMNANLIAAKVFPGTLTPAAQNVVSNTWGGTVTVTGVGQTFTVVYTKVPRDVCINTLTAGGNWQSASIGTKALPYPVSPDDATANCTDNATVTWTSN; via the coding sequence GTGAAAGAACTCGCCGCACCCGCCGCCTTTCGGCATGAGCCGGCTTTTTGCCGCCGTCACCACAAGCAGCGTGGCGCGTCGCTGCTGGAAAGCATCGCGTATCTCGGCGTGGCCGCGATCGTGATCGTCGGCGCGATCGCGCTGTTGGGGTCGGCGTTTTCGAGTGCGAATACGAATAAGTTGACGCAGGAGCTGAATGCGATCCAGACGGGGACGCGGAAGCTTTATATGGGGCAGATGAATGACTATGGGAAGGTGCCGATGAACGCGAATTTGATCGCGGCAAAGGTGTTTCCGGGAACGTTGACGCCGGCTGCGCAAAACGTGGTTTCGAACACATGGGGCGGGACCGTCACCGTAACCGGAGTGGGACAGACTTTCACGGTGGTCTATACGAAAGTGCCACGGGACGTGTGCATCAATACGCTGACTGCAGGTGGAAACTGGCAGTCTGCATCGATTGGTACAAAAGCATTGCCTTATCCAGTTTCACCCGATGATGCGACAGCGAACTGTACCGATAACGCGACTGTTACCTGGACGTCGAACTAA